The following coding sequences lie in one Methylosinus sp. PW1 genomic window:
- a CDS encoding class I SAM-dependent methyltransferase, with protein MSIQDNAKKLPIGRRILRALRSLVGLKNAPIPVEHVKLNRSQYKNIWNSVSVSENDAKMAVSGYIDEDLYRQMGEGTRDMLQSFVGIGPDDVVLEIGAGVGRVGAALAPICKEWIGADVAENMLVHIRQRLAAFDNVRTVATSGFDLSAVPDASVDVVYSTVVFMHLEEWDRFNYIKEGFRILRPGGRMLVDNVDITSDLGWKFFEEHCAVPPFERPAQISKTSTPQELETYFKRAGYEAIEQVRAGLWIITYGRKPAAQEPPQEQPAEQQAAEAQAAAPAEEAHAAV; from the coding sequence ATGAGCATTCAGGACAACGCCAAGAAGCTCCCCATCGGCCGCCGCATCCTGCGCGCGCTTCGTTCGCTGGTCGGGCTGAAGAACGCCCCCATCCCCGTGGAGCACGTCAAGCTCAACCGCAGCCAATACAAGAACATTTGGAACTCCGTCTCGGTCTCCGAGAATGACGCGAAAATGGCCGTCTCCGGCTATATCGACGAAGATCTCTATCGCCAGATGGGCGAAGGCACGCGCGACATGCTGCAGTCCTTTGTCGGCATCGGCCCGGACGATGTGGTTCTGGAGATCGGCGCCGGCGTCGGCCGCGTCGGCGCCGCGCTCGCGCCGATCTGCAAGGAATGGATCGGCGCCGACGTCGCCGAGAACATGCTCGTCCATATTCGCCAGCGCCTCGCCGCTTTCGACAATGTGCGCACGGTCGCGACCAGCGGCTTCGATCTCTCCGCCGTGCCGGACGCTTCCGTCGACGTCGTCTACAGCACGGTCGTCTTCATGCATCTCGAGGAATGGGATCGCTTCAATTACATCAAGGAAGGCTTCCGCATTCTGCGGCCGGGCGGACGCATGCTCGTCGACAATGTGGACATCACCTCCGATCTCGGCTGGAAATTCTTCGAGGAGCATTGCGCGGTGCCGCCCTTCGAGCGGCCGGCGCAGATCAGCAAGACCTCGACCCCGCAGGAGCTGGAGACCTATTTCAAGCGCGCCGGCTATGAGGCGATAGAGCAGGTCCGCGCCGGGCTCTGGATCATCACCTATGGCCGCAAGCCCGCGGCGCAGGAGCCGCCGCAAGAGCAGCCCGCCGAGCAGCAGGCCGCCGAAGCGCAGGCCGCGGCCCCGGCCGAGGAAGCCCACGCCGCCGTCTGA
- a CDS encoding (Fe-S)-binding protein, with amino-acid sequence MKTFLDWSAYDTYGIGDAYSGIPATGGNYAKAVAVCMHSRDCQKTAKGVMCPSYRVTGEVKHSTEARVAAFKAALNDGTDERAFADPRLDEAMDLCVSCKACKKECPSAVDMTLIKTEYLAQRHEIVGVPKRLRLFGGVPEWTGRHRALLRFAIRLRNRSRLLSKLAEKWIGVTARRPLPEPAPAAFVRSAPAAATAGARGEVILFVDTFCHHFDPHVAEAAVEVLEHAGYSVRIAKPAPTDAEPDRPLCCGRTYLTTGMVKKARGEAERVLAAFRDEIAAKTPIIGLEPSCLLSLRDELYSLGLGPEVGDLGKQLYLLEEFLAREYQNKGLRLSLKPLDLPKAVVHGHCHQKAFGVMKATKKVLGWIPGFTFDIVETSCCGMAGSFGLEAEHYETSMKMAELSLLPAMRDAAPDAPLIANGFSCRHQIEHGSGRQARHIALLLRDALATK; translated from the coding sequence ATGAAGACATTTCTCGACTGGTCGGCTTACGACACTTACGGAATAGGCGACGCCTATTCCGGCATTCCGGCGACGGGCGGCAATTACGCCAAGGCGGTGGCCGTCTGCATGCACAGCCGCGACTGCCAGAAGACCGCCAAAGGCGTCATGTGCCCGAGCTATCGCGTCACCGGCGAGGTCAAGCATTCCACAGAGGCGCGCGTCGCCGCCTTCAAGGCCGCGCTCAACGACGGCACGGATGAGCGCGCTTTCGCCGATCCGCGTCTCGACGAGGCGATGGACCTCTGCGTCTCTTGCAAGGCCTGCAAGAAGGAATGTCCCAGCGCCGTCGATATGACGCTGATCAAGACCGAATATCTCGCCCAGCGCCATGAGATCGTCGGCGTGCCGAAGCGCCTGCGCCTGTTCGGCGGCGTGCCGGAATGGACGGGCCGCCATCGTGCGCTCCTGCGCTTCGCCATTCGCCTGCGCAATCGCTCGCGCCTTCTCTCCAAGCTCGCGGAAAAATGGATCGGCGTCACCGCCCGCCGTCCCCTTCCGGAGCCGGCCCCCGCGGCTTTCGTCCGCTCGGCCCCAGCGGCGGCGACCGCCGGCGCGCGCGGCGAGGTGATCCTCTTCGTCGATACTTTCTGCCATCACTTCGATCCGCATGTGGCCGAGGCAGCCGTCGAGGTGCTGGAGCACGCCGGCTATAGCGTGCGCATCGCCAAGCCGGCGCCGACCGATGCGGAGCCGGACCGTCCGCTCTGCTGCGGCCGCACATACCTCACCACCGGAATGGTGAAGAAGGCGCGCGGCGAGGCGGAGCGCGTGCTCGCCGCCTTCCGCGACGAGATCGCCGCCAAGACGCCGATCATCGGCCTCGAGCCCTCCTGCCTGCTGTCGCTGCGCGACGAGCTGTACAGCCTCGGCCTCGGGCCGGAGGTCGGCGATCTCGGCAAGCAGCTCTATCTGCTCGAGGAGTTTCTCGCCCGCGAATATCAGAACAAGGGCCTGCGCCTGTCGCTGAAGCCGCTCGATCTGCCCAAGGCGGTCGTGCATGGCCATTGCCATCAGAAGGCCTTCGGCGTGATGAAGGCGACGAAGAAGGTGCTCGGCTGGATTCCGGGCTTTACCTTCGACATCGTCGAGACGAGCTGCTGCGGCATGGCCGGCAGCTTCGGCCTCGAGGCGGAGCATTACGAGACCTCGATGAAAATGGCGGAGCTGTCGCTGCTGCCGGCGATGCGCGACGCCGCGCCCGACGCGCCGCTGATCGCCAATGGCTTTTCGTGCCGCCACCAGATCGAGCACGGCAGCGGCCGCCAGGCCCGCCATATCGCGCTGCTGCTACGCGACGCGCTGGCAACGAAATAA
- a CDS encoding 2TM domain-containing protein, which translates to MLVQKLRLQRGWSQEQLAAVSGLSVRTIQRIERGNSASLESAKALASVFEIDLSQLQEVDMPAPASNADEAAEALAFAHVRKVKRFYLHAVQYATVIGALFAINLLTNPRYVWAVWPALGWGVGLALHGLSVFDKIPFFNAEWEKREAEKFLGRKL; encoded by the coding sequence ATGCTGGTTCAAAAACTCAGGCTTCAACGCGGTTGGTCGCAGGAGCAGCTCGCCGCTGTGAGCGGCCTCAGCGTACGAACGATCCAGCGCATCGAGCGCGGCAATTCCGCTAGCCTCGAGAGCGCGAAAGCTCTGGCGTCCGTTTTCGAGATCGATCTCTCTCAACTCCAGGAGGTCGACATGCCCGCTCCCGCAAGCAACGCAGACGAGGCGGCCGAGGCGCTCGCTTTCGCCCATGTGCGCAAAGTGAAGCGCTTCTATCTGCACGCCGTGCAATACGCCACCGTCATCGGCGCTCTGTTCGCCATCAATCTGCTCACGAATCCCCGCTATGTTTGGGCGGTCTGGCCCGCCCTCGGCTGGGGCGTCGGCCTCGCGCTTCACGGTCTGTCGGTCTTCGACAAAATACCCTTCTTCAATGCAGAATGGGAAAAGCGCGAGGCGGAGAAATTTTTGGGGCGCAAGTTATGA
- a CDS encoding DUF882 domain-containing protein — protein MDDRREGAPLLSRRSIARLASAAAALVTALAPSFTENAVANGETRTLYLFHSHTKEQIAATYLVGGRYDSSVLEQLNWFLRDWRRDEPTKMDPHLFDVVWEAYRQAGATEPVHVVSAYRSPETNAMLRRRSRAVAKFSQHMLGKAMDTTMPGMSMEQIREVGMRMQRGGVGYYPTAGTPFVHLDVGGVRSWPRMSYDQLARLFPDGKTVHLPTNNQPLARYEEAKAEIEARGNGAYVPAVERQSKGLFAMLFGGGEEDEDSAIAAAPPPAARKQWASLAPRRSGRVSADAEEESAEAAPAPSRREQERIAVAERNLPRGETQMRAEPVAVERPAERQKPVAVAALGPSAEEAKIDAKLDAALAAPPPPRRPMFLTVAGAPLPPTRPSEFGALASAPAAPPARRAGGAIASLVDLSAASLRGGVSEEAHNVPPPPARPAQQAVAKPEPLLAYAPSAAQSLPYGSDLAPELRLPAAKPAPRPAPAKVELVPARLDRSNFQALTTGVSASRLPGGTALGTTLAAPRSAARADTGLFAPSTSSGQAQAFAGQAAILPTDRFVSAR, from the coding sequence TTGGACGATCGGCGGGAAGGCGCGCCTCTCCTCTCACGACGGTCTATCGCGCGGCTCGCGAGCGCCGCCGCAGCGCTCGTCACGGCGCTGGCTCCGTCCTTCACCGAGAATGCGGTCGCCAATGGCGAGACGCGCACGCTCTATCTCTTCCACAGCCACACCAAGGAGCAGATCGCCGCGACCTATCTGGTCGGCGGCCGCTATGATTCCTCGGTGCTGGAGCAGCTGAACTGGTTCCTGCGCGACTGGCGCCGCGACGAGCCCACCAAGATGGACCCGCATCTGTTCGATGTGGTGTGGGAGGCCTATCGGCAGGCCGGCGCGACCGAGCCGGTCCATGTCGTCTCCGCCTATCGCTCGCCGGAGACCAACGCCATGCTGCGCCGCCGCTCGCGCGCCGTGGCGAAGTTTTCGCAGCACATGCTCGGCAAGGCGATGGACACCACAATGCCGGGCATGTCCATGGAGCAGATCCGCGAGGTCGGCATGCGGATGCAGCGCGGCGGCGTCGGCTATTATCCCACCGCCGGCACGCCTTTCGTGCATCTCGACGTCGGCGGCGTCCGCTCCTGGCCGCGCATGAGCTACGACCAGCTCGCCCGCCTGTTCCCGGACGGCAAGACGGTGCATCTGCCGACCAATAACCAGCCGCTCGCGCGTTACGAGGAAGCCAAGGCCGAGATCGAGGCGCGCGGCAACGGCGCCTATGTTCCGGCCGTCGAGCGCCAGAGCAAGGGTCTCTTCGCCATGCTGTTCGGCGGCGGCGAGGAGGACGAGGACAGCGCGATCGCCGCGGCCCCGCCGCCCGCTGCGCGCAAGCAATGGGCCTCTCTCGCGCCGCGCCGCTCGGGCCGCGTCTCGGCCGACGCCGAGGAGGAGAGCGCCGAAGCCGCTCCGGCGCCGAGCCGTCGCGAGCAGGAGCGCATCGCCGTGGCCGAGCGCAATCTGCCGCGCGGCGAGACTCAGATGCGCGCCGAGCCGGTCGCCGTCGAGCGTCCGGCCGAGCGGCAAAAGCCGGTCGCCGTGGCCGCGCTCGGACCCTCCGCCGAGGAGGCGAAGATCGACGCCAAGCTCGACGCGGCTCTGGCCGCGCCTCCGCCGCCCCGGCGGCCCATGTTCCTCACTGTCGCCGGCGCGCCGCTGCCGCCCACGCGGCCGAGCGAGTTCGGCGCCCTGGCCAGCGCGCCCGCCGCGCCGCCCGCCCGCCGGGCCGGGGGCGCCATCGCCAGCCTCGTCGATCTCAGCGCCGCCAGCCTGCGCGGCGGCGTCAGCGAGGAGGCGCATAATGTCCCGCCGCCGCCGGCTCGCCCGGCGCAGCAGGCCGTCGCCAAGCCGGAGCCGCTGCTCGCCTATGCGCCTTCCGCCGCGCAATCGCTTCCCTATGGAAGCGATCTCGCGCCGGAGCTGCGTCTGCCCGCCGCCAAGCCGGCGCCGAGGCCCGCGCCCGCCAAGGTGGAGCTGGTCCCGGCGCGTCTCGACCGCTCCAATTTCCAGGCGCTGACGACCGGCGTGTCCGCCAGCCGGCTGCCCGGCGGAACGGCGCTCGGAACCACTCTCGCGGCGCCGCGCTCCGCCGCCCGCGCCGACACGGGGCTCTTCGCGCCCTCGACCTCGAGCGGACAGGCGCAGGCTTTCGCCGGGCAGGCGGCGATCTTGCCGACCGATCGGTTCGTCTCTGCGCGCTGA